A genomic window from Candidatus Acididesulfobacter guangdongensis includes:
- a CDS encoding LapA family protein — translation MIKIINFILLVIFVIFVLVFTIYNHALVRVTLFNYESIKMPLSVVVFASIILGIAIALVYHFFILFKIKKENKKEADKNKSQKPKID, via the coding sequence ATGATAAAAATTATTAATTTTATATTATTAGTTATATTTGTAATATTTGTTCTTGTTTTTACTATATATAATCATGCTCTTGTCAGGGTCACGCTATTTAATTACGAATCTATTAAGATGCCGCTGTCTGTTGTCGTATTTGCTTCGATTATACTCGGAATAGCTATAGCCTTGGTTTACCATTTCTTTATTTTATTTAAAATAAAGAAAGAAAATAAAAAAGAGGCAGATAAAAATAAAAGTCAAAAACCAAAAATAGATTAG
- a CDS encoding HD domain-containing protein encodes MLTSSIVKSKISSEFKFLKQDLLDLSSFDIAAKISAVIDNIIIDAFNENIFSDDVCIIAAGSYSNNELCPFSDIDLMILIENEADHEILTKKLKNFFYLFWDAAVDLSQSVRTVKEAVDLMETDLNTYTSFINARYITGNIKLYNDFKFKFKKIKAKDIFLTEIMKSLRKKRLINVLVDNDIFLLEPDVKDGIGGLRDYSWCEWIYYILDKPVESLKFLHYHNIYSSILNNENLYGDADLNFKDIKYFIKSKEFILKTRIMMHLLSGKKIDRLTFDIQEKVASAFFYRDIKFLNKIELFMHDYYLNSKNLHINSKIILNKLIKKPLLLNYRLDITNDKSGSSKNIIIKKINNGLSVVNAQDNIIIQNGYIYIKNKEKFLSVPENSFLLLEIFLKTGRRLDMESVNLLKKAYFLHKNNIVNNKTAIVFFTELLKSKKRVYETLLLMHETNLLSALLPEFEKINSLSTNDVYHIYTVDAHSLNGIHILEEFVNFKMHKDLKNIVSDINEEDMLILNLSMLLHDIGKGYAPHHEKIGSKIAVKISKRLGIKEKSYEMMYFLILNHFLMPLTSERRDLHDPITIKMIADVCKDIKHLKFLFVISLCDSMAVAPGRFNSWRKMLLVELYNKTYSYIEDSMNYYNHNQDFSFYVDEIYNDTVSEINKNQAVNFDIKSLNGENSFNPEKVKEYIKNYLNSFYYPVKYIQRNSSKKIVSHIKLLSGINDERIFDYAVSPNKEANYFEFTICGRERKNIFSDITGTLSYYDFNIMSADINTRKDGNFIDTFFINHIYKDINSDIEWDRIANVIGQIFNGALTSMSISDMFNKKIESYKIYKKSTPHVSSACDFYNNLSEEFTVIEITALDRKGLLYDISKVFNDFRIDIFESKITTMGNKALDTFYVKDEKGRKIKSILKIKKIKSTFINVL; translated from the coding sequence TTGCTAACTTCCTCTATTGTCAAATCTAAGATTTCATCCGAGTTCAAATTTTTAAAACAAGACCTGCTCGATTTATCGTCATTCGATATTGCCGCAAAAATTTCCGCAGTTATAGATAATATAATAATAGATGCGTTTAATGAAAATATTTTTTCAGACGATGTATGCATAATTGCGGCAGGAAGCTATTCAAACAACGAACTATGCCCTTTTTCCGATATAGATTTAATGATTCTTATAGAAAATGAGGCTGACCATGAAATTCTGACAAAAAAATTAAAAAATTTTTTCTATCTGTTCTGGGATGCTGCGGTGGATCTTTCTCAAAGCGTGAGGACGGTAAAAGAAGCTGTTGATTTAATGGAGACAGATTTAAATACCTATACTTCTTTTATAAATGCCAGATACATTACCGGCAATATCAAACTGTATAATGATTTTAAATTTAAATTCAAAAAAATTAAAGCAAAAGATATTTTTTTAACTGAAATAATGAAGAGTCTCAGAAAAAAAAGACTTATTAACGTGCTGGTAGATAACGATATTTTTCTTTTAGAACCTGACGTAAAAGACGGCATAGGCGGTTTGAGGGATTATTCATGGTGCGAATGGATTTATTACATTTTAGATAAACCTGTTGAATCACTAAAATTCCTGCATTATCATAATATCTACAGCAGTATTCTTAACAACGAAAATTTATACGGCGATGCAGATTTAAACTTTAAAGATATAAAATATTTTATAAAATCTAAGGAGTTTATTTTAAAAACTAGAATAATGATGCATTTGTTATCAGGTAAAAAAATTGACCGATTAACTTTTGATATACAGGAAAAGGTTGCATCTGCTTTTTTTTACAGAGATATTAAATTTTTAAATAAGATAGAATTATTTATGCATGATTATTATTTAAATTCTAAAAATTTGCATATAAATTCAAAAATTATTCTAAATAAATTGATAAAAAAACCATTGTTATTAAATTACAGATTAGATATTACTAATGATAAAAGCGGCAGCAGTAAGAATATAATAATAAAAAAAATAAATAACGGATTAAGCGTTGTTAACGCACAAGATAATATAATAATACAAAATGGATATATATATATCAAAAATAAAGAAAAGTTTTTGTCTGTTCCGGAAAACTCTTTTCTGCTGCTTGAAATATTTTTAAAAACCGGACGCAGACTTGATATGGAATCTGTTAATCTCTTAAAAAAAGCTTATTTTTTACATAAAAATAATATAGTCAATAATAAAACTGCAATAGTTTTTTTCACTGAATTATTAAAAAGCAAAAAAAGAGTGTACGAAACTCTTTTACTGATGCACGAAACTAATCTGCTAAGCGCATTATTACCGGAGTTTGAAAAGATTAATTCCCTCTCAACCAATGATGTATATCATATTTACACTGTTGATGCCCACTCTCTTAACGGCATTCATATTCTGGAAGAATTTGTAAATTTTAAGATGCATAAAGATTTAAAAAATATAGTTTCCGATATTAATGAAGAAGATATGCTGATATTAAATTTATCTATGCTGCTGCATGATATAGGCAAAGGATACGCTCCGCATCATGAAAAGATAGGTTCTAAAATTGCGGTAAAAATCTCAAAAAGACTCGGTATTAAAGAAAAGTCTTATGAAATGATGTATTTTCTTATTTTAAACCATTTTTTAATGCCTCTCACATCAGAAAGAAGGGATTTGCATGACCCGATAACTATCAAAATGATTGCAGATGTTTGCAAAGATATAAAGCATTTAAAATTTTTATTCGTTATAAGCCTGTGCGATTCTATGGCAGTTGCGCCAGGGAGGTTTAATTCATGGAGAAAAATGCTCCTTGTGGAATTGTACAATAAAACATATTCTTATATCGAAGACAGTATGAATTATTATAATCACAATCAGGATTTTTCATTTTACGTAGATGAAATCTATAACGATACGGTTTCAGAGATAAACAAAAATCAAGCGGTTAATTTCGATATTAAATCGTTAAACGGCGAAAATAGTTTTAATCCTGAAAAAGTAAAGGAATACATAAAGAATTATTTAAATTCTTTTTATTATCCGGTAAAATATATTCAGAGAAATTCTTCGAAAAAAATTGTATCGCATATTAAACTATTGTCTGGAATTAATGATGAACGTATATTTGATTATGCGGTGTCGCCTAACAAAGAAGCAAATTATTTTGAATTTACTATTTGCGGCAGGGAACGAAAAAATATTTTTTCCGATATAACCGGAACATTATCATATTATGATTTTAATATTATGAGCGCCGATATCAATACAAGAAAAGACGGAAATTTTATAGATACATTTTTTATTAACCATATATATAAAGATATTAATTCTGATATAGAATGGGACAGAATAGCAAACGTTATCGGTCAAATTTTCAATGGCGCTCTAACATCAATGTCTATATCAGATATGTTTAATAAAAAGATTGAGAGTTATAAAATTTATAAAAAATCCACGCCCCATGTTTCTTCTGCATGCGATTTTTACAATAATTTAAGCGAAGAATTCACTGTTATTGAGATTACGGCATTAGACAGGAAAGGTCTGCTCTATGATATTTCAAAAGTTTTTAATGATTTCAGGATTGATATATTTGAATCGAAGATAACGACTATGGGCAACAAAGCCTTAGATACTTTTTATGTAAAAGATGAAAAAGGCAGGAAGATTAAAAGTATTTTAAAAATTAAAAAAATAAAATCTACTTTTATTAATGTATTATAA